A DNA window from Coffea arabica cultivar ET-39 chromosome 6c, Coffea Arabica ET-39 HiFi, whole genome shotgun sequence contains the following coding sequences:
- the LOC113692800 gene encoding golgin candidate 1-like, translating to MASWLKAAEDLFEVVDRRAKLAAGDKPDEQLNLQTPASNGRGSQPQRTRSKAKTKKPVSSDETPVMVDTEIKQSIPETSQTETVLDKDTAAQLAENSVVSPHSVTRTTVNEDQHGVEGAGSIAETPSPGNVINEDLKTDAGHIEAAATGQIEVVASDNNGEIAHKNVADADEGTAPLSAGDLDHADLPTESSRSTVLGESKFPANIGNDGSQISSSDAISDAETQPRESDLKVESGPDQQRHPERSIVISSEKVQEQLDEAQGLLKNAISTGQSKEARLARICAGLSSRLQEYKSENAQLEELLIAERDLSRSYEERIKHLQKDLSVSKSDVTRVESNMADALAAKNAEIEALVNSVDGLKRQAALSEGNLASLQANMESIMRNRELTETRMMQALREELAAAERRAEDERTAHNATKMAAMEREVELEHRAIEASTALARIQRTADERATKAAELEQKVALLEVECSTLNQELQDMETRARRGQKKSPEEANQAIQMQAWQEEVERARQGQRDAESKLSSTEAEVQKMRVEMASMKRDAEHYSRQEHMELEKRYRELTDLLYYKQTQLETMASEKAAAEFQLEKELKRLQEAQVEAERNRTSRRASSSWEEDTEIKALETLPLHHRHMVGASMQLHKAAKLLDSGAVRATKFLWRYPYARVVLLFYLVFVHLFLMHLLHRLQEQADTYASREVAESMGLANRTLP from the exons ATTTATTTGAAGTGGTGGATAGGAGGGCAAAGCTTGCTGCTGGGGATAAGCCTGATGAACAACTTAATCTTCAGACACCAG CTTCTAATGGACGAGGATCTCAACCACAGAGGACAAGATCAAAAGCAAAG ACTAAAAAGCCTGTCTCTTCGGATGAAACTCCAGTGATGGTTGATACTGAAATTAAGCAGAGTATACCTGAAACATCACAAACAGAAACTGTATTAGATAAAGATACGGCTGCCCAATTAGCTGAAAATAGTGTGGTCAGTCCGCATAGTGTTACTAGAACAACTGTTAATGAGGATCAACATGGTGTCGAGGGAGCTGGCTCCATTGCAGAGACTCCTTCACCTGGAAATGTTATTAACGAGGACTTGAAGACTGATGCGGGTCACATAGAAGCAGCAGCTACTGGACAAATAGAAGTTGTAGCATCAGATAACAATGGTGAAATAGCACATAAGAATGTTGCAGATGCTGATGAGGGAACGGCGCCACTCTCTGCTGGTGACCTTGATCATGCTGATCTCCCAACTGAGTCCAGCCGAAGTACTGTTTTGGGAGAATCAAAATTTCCTGCAAATATTGGGAATGATGGATCTCAAATTTCAAGTTCAGATGCAATTAGTGACGCTGAAACTCAGCCTAGGGAATCTGATTTAAAAGTTGAATCAGGTCCAGATCAACAGAGGCATCCAGAACGAAGTATTGTTATTTCTTCTGAGAAAGTACAAGAGCAACTTGATGAG GCTCAAGGACTActgaaaaatgcaatttctaCTGGTCAGTCCAAAGAAGCAAGGTTAGCCCGG ATTTGTGCTGGTCTTTCATCTCGTCTTCAAGAGTATAAATCTGAAAATGCACAGTTAGAAGAGCTTCTTATTGCAGAG AGAGATCTGAGTAGATCATACGAGGAGCGCATTAAGCATCTTCAAAAAGATTTATCTGTCTCCAAAAGTGATGTTACCAGGGTGGAGTCCAACATGGCTGATGCATTGGCTGCTAAGAATGCTGAAATTGAGGCACTTGTCAATTCTGTGGATGGACTGAAGAGACAAGCTGCTTTATCTGAAGGAAATTTGGCATCACTGCAG GCAAACATGGAGTCTATAATGAGAAACAGGGAGCTTACAGAAACAAGAATGATGCAA GCCTTAAGGGAAGAGCTGGCTGCTGCAGAACGAAGAGCTGAAGATGAGCGTACTGCACATAATGCTACGAAGATG GCGGCTATGGAAAGGGAAGTAGAATTGGAACATCGGGCTATTGAGGCATCAACAGCATTAGCTAGAATTCAG AGGACTGCAGATGAAAGAGCCACAAAAGCAGCTGAACTTGAGCAGAAGGTGGCACTGCTTGAG GTTGAATGTTCAACTCTCAATCAAGAACTACAAGATATGGAAACTCGTGCTCGCCGTGGACAAAAGAAGTCTCCAGAAGAAGCAAATCAAGCCATTCAG ATGCAAGCATGGCAAGAAGAGGTGGAGCGTGCTCGTCAAGGTCAAAGAGATGCTGAGAGCAAGCTTTCTTCCACGGAG GCTGAGGTACAAAAGATGAGAGTTGAAATGGCTTCCATGAAGAGGGATGCTGAGCATTACTCACGTCAG GAACATATGGAGCTCGAGAAGCGGTATCGTGAATTAACTGATTTATTG TACTACAAGCAAACACAACTGGAGACCATGGCTAGTGAAAAAGCAGCAGCAGAATTTCAGTTGGAGAAGGAATTAAAACGTCTCCAGGAAGCACAG GTAGAAGCAGAAAGGAATAGAACTTCTCGTCGAGCATCATCCTCTTGGGAGGAAGATACAGAGATAAAAGCACTCGA GACTCTTCCCTTGCATCACCGCCACATGGTTGGGGCAAGCATGCAG CTTCATAAGGCAGCAAAGCTTTTAGATTCTGGAGCTGTGAGGGCCACAAAGTTTCTATGGCGGTATCCATATGCTCGAGTTGTCCTGCTTTTCTATCTG GTATTTGTACATCTTTTCTTGATGCATCTTTTGCATCGCCTTCAG GAACAAGCTGATACATATGCATCTAGAGAAGTCGCAGAGTCCATGGGGCTTGCCAATCGAACGCTACCTTGA